One segment of Drosophila ananassae strain 14024-0371.13 chromosome 3R, ASM1763931v2, whole genome shotgun sequence DNA contains the following:
- the LOC6498056 gene encoding intraflagellar transport protein 57 homolog: MQQDESQEKAQQLLNFQSDDLLEKLKLLNYEKHLLREFKLKPLSRFYFVKATNPGEQFYMFTLICWWLCKKLGKDMERPQEYDDPNTVAAKIIQILEQIDVPVDFQPNKLIRGAGPICLMVLDVLSTQACKVAKVAYQKLHIAQEEEFLGDYLEDNAEIILEKLEDEQNAAAPSDDSDMELETHNFRQLNWLNRPQKRSIGDVNLEERNGELDARMTDHQEWRLELERVLPHLKVFVKADARDWRTHISQMEAFRATIDDVSETTQAQLKKLHSEFTFDLEKIESREKHLNNELQPLIQQFKELSIELSSIQYAQNQVQAETEKQTTQLNEVMLEQELKKEEMERRGQIMSDGSSVQQIKKSIAKLKEDIAQLNLEVALLVHAHDQDIVVRQLSRDQTTDLANNP, translated from the exons atgcaacaagACGAAAGTCAGGAGAAAGCCCAACAGTTGTTGAATTTCCAATCGGATGATCTGTTggaaaaactaaaattacTCAACTACGAGAAGCACCTGCTAAGGGAATTCAAACTAAAGCCACTTTCGAGATTCTATTTCGTCAAGGCCACAAATCCGGGGGAGCAGTTCTATATGTTCACCCTGATCTGTTGGTGGCTGTGCAAGAAGCTTGGCAAGGATATGGAAAGGCCACAGGAATACGATGATCCAAACACGGTGGCGGCAAAGATTATTCAGATCTTAGAGCAAATT GATGTACCTGTGGACTTCCAACCCAATAAACTGATCCGTGGAGCAGGACCCATTTGCTTGATGGTCCTGGACGTTCTCTCCACCCAGGCCTGTAAGGTGGCCAAGGTGGCCTACCAAAAGCTGCACATCGCCCAGGAGGAGGAGTTCTTGGGCGACTACCTCGAGGATAACGCCGAGATTATTCTGGAAAAACTGGAGGACGAACAGAATGCGGCTGCTCCCAGTGACGACAGCGACATGGAGCTGGAGACCCACAATTTCCGGCAACTCAATTGGCTGAATCGTCCCCAGAAGCGGTCCATTGGAGACGTGAATCTTGAGGAGAGAAACGGCGAGTTGGATGCCAGGATGACCGATCATCAGGAGTGGCGCCTCGAACTGGAGAGAGTCCTGCCGCACTTGAAGGTGTTCGTGAAAGCGGATGCCCGCGACTGGAGGACTCACATCAGCCAGATGGAGGCCTTCAGAGCCACCATAGACGATGTCTCGGAAACCACTCAGGCCCAGCTGAAGAAACTCCACAGCGAGTTTACTTTTGATTTGGAGAAGATCGAAAGTCGGGAGAAGCATCTGAACAACGAATTGCAGCCACTGATCCAGCAGTTCAAGGAGCTGTCCATTGAGTTATCCTCGATACAGTATGCCCAAAATCAAGTCCAGGCGGAAACGGAGAAGCAAACGACCCAGCTGAACGAGGTGATGTTGGAGCAGGAGCTGAAAAAGGAGGAGATGGAGCGACGGGGTCAGATCATGTCAGATGGAA GTTCGGTGCAACAGATCAAGAAATCGATCGCCAAGTTGAAGGAGGACATTGCGCAACTGAATCTGGAGGTGGCGTTGCTGGTGCATGCCCACGACCAGGACATTGTGGTGCGTCAGTTGAGCCGGGACCAAACCACCGACCTGGCAAACAATCCATAA